The following nucleotide sequence is from Coffea eugenioides isolate CCC68of chromosome 3, Ceug_1.0, whole genome shotgun sequence.
AGATTTATTACGATTTAGTAGGTTaaaatactttttaaaaaaaaaaaatcatctctTCTCTTCACATAAGGGAGAAAGAGAGGGCTAAtgcacctcttgaatcatttttttttttggttgatatAACCCTGCAAAAAGTGAATTAAACGGATTTCTCAAATATTACACGATTAGAACCCATAGATAAAACATGAGAACCTTAATTCATCCAAGACTGCCCTGCGAAATTTGAAGATTTTGAGTACCTTTTGCTATTCTGCTCTATGATCTTTTACTTGCAGCCATGCGTGAGAAAACGAAATACCCTATTGTTTTGCTCTTGGTGGAACGGTGGAATATCATGTAAACAACTAACCTTTACGAGTCCATGCTCCACCCATTAGGGATTTGTTGGAATAATGCAATTTCTGCAGCAACTTTCTAACTTTAGAATAGgtcaatttatttttcttttaatgtaAGGATCAATGGTGATTCTCCACCTAGTCCCCTAATAACTCGAATCCGTGGCCTATTGATTACAGGTGAAGTGTCTTGCCAACTAAGTTATGTTTTATTGtcaaataataataagttaAGTTCTTAGTTAGTTGTAAGGAGTTTTCCACGTTTAGTGTCTTTTAACTAGTTCAACTATTTTAAATTACGCTTATTTGTTGAGATTTATTAGGAGATTTGTTAGTAACAAATATATTAATTTGTTTATTGTATACTCTATAAATAGAGAGGTCATGAATAAAGAGCTTAAGCTTATTTTCCAATCCTCAACAcaagttttagttttttttttttttcaacaccAAGTATTGTTTAGTAGATTATGCTCTAATTCCAACAAAGTTATATCAAGAGCCTATGTCTTAAGGGCTTTCTCCTTTTTGTTAAGGGTGTGTGTAATTGGTGAAGATCCTTTATCAATTCAAAACCATGATAGGAAAGAACTTTTTGTTCTAACTTTCTAATTTTTAGTGGTAAAAACTATCAAATTTGGGCTGTAAAACTTTGAACTTATTTAGTACTTAATAATCTATGAGATGTAGTGGAGATAAATCATTTTGTAGCACTACTTGAAGATCCGACAAATATACAAATTAGATATCACAAAATTGCAGTTAGATAAAGATCCAAGGCTAGCATTCACACATCATTTTTTTAATATCATTGTTACAATAATAATGACGTCTGCTATTGATGATCTTATTGAGAATGAACTTTTCtcaataaaaatgaatagagaaaaattttttctaaattGGTCAGCATTTAACAATTATGAGGTAGATTTTTCTTTTAGTCAACATTTGATGATTCTAGAGTATAACATTGTGAGATCAAAAATTCAAATCCTAAAAGAATTCAGGTGGAGATTATTGATATGTTGATAAGACGATGCATTAAACTTATTCTTGATATTTATGAAGATTATaattaattttactatttttgagTCTACAGGTTTCGAAAAACTTTCAAAAGTGCATTGTAGCAAGAAATATCCAAAGATAGTGGTGGTTTAAATATTGTAGAAGGGTGTTCTACTTTGAACTCTCAAAAGTGTTATTTGGATACATTAAGAACATCATTAACCAATTCAGAATTTGGCCCAAGAAACTACAAGAAGTAGTTCGTTGCAAGGCTATTCATCAGTTTGTAAAGTTTCTTACAAAAGTCGTGTCTAAAACAAGATTTAAAGATTTTAGAAGACAATTCAAAATTTGCAACCAAAATAGTAAGGAGAAGTGTTGGAATAATGCAACTTCTGCTGCAATTTTCTAAATTTAGAATAAGTCAATTTGGTTAATAGGTTAAGTTGCTAGTTAGTTGTTAGGAGTATTTTCACATTTAGTATCTTTTGACAAATTCAACTATTTTGAATTATGATTATCTATTGATATTCGTTAGGAAATTAATTAGCAAAAATTGCGTTAATTTGTTTCTTATATGCTctataaataaagaaagaagtCATGAATGTAGAATTTAAACTCATTTTCCAATCCTCAATATAAGTTTTAGTaagctttaattttttttttttttggaacattGAGTGTTGTTTTGTAGTTTATGCTCTAAATTCCAACAGGATAGAACTATTGCATTTACAGATTACAACATCACTTCCAAATCACTGATTCATCAACGCTGCATTTGAGCTTAGTTTTCAATGTTCATAATGGCTAGACTTATTCGTGCTCGTAGCCCACAAAAGCATAGGgcaaacaaaagaagaaaaagaaacaaaatgcaacaGCATAAGTCTCTTGCAGGTCTCGTGATGCCTCAATGGGACATCTAGTCTTTTGAGAGTTAAACAGGGCTAGACTCATTTGTGTTCGTAGCCCACAAAAACGTAGgacaaacaaaagaagaaaaagaaacgaAATGTAACAACACAAGTCTCTTGCAGGTCTCATGATGCCTTCATGAATGGGACTTCTAGTTTCTTGAGCGTGAAACAGGGTTCAAACCAATTGATTCGATGCTTCGCATTGCCATTCTGAACTGCTTCGAGCATTCATCGTGCCTGCATTGAATATTGAACAACATCATTAACCCATGACTAGAAATCTCCAGAGTTTGTAACTGTCCTGACTACTGAGTGCAAATCCATTGCACAAGATGTTATGCCTTTGGAATGAATGGACATTGTCGGTAACTGCAGAAGATTCACCTGGAGAATCATCAACCTGGTCACAGATTCACAGCTGATTCTTTTCCCAAAAGGACTAGCTAGGCTAGCTTTTTTTCCCCTGCAATGTTGAACAATGGAAACCCACAGCACAGAGTTGCCTCCCGAGTTAGTCACCCCAGTTGAGTGTTGATCAAGATTCAAGATACAGGAAAAACTGGTGAACAAAGTCTGGAGCTGTGAAAATGGATCCCCCATCAATGGATGGTGTAGATTACCATAATTCGACATGGTACAGTGTCTCAAGTATTATCAAAACTTAAGCCTGATGGCTGCTGCATACCTGAATTCATGAACACCATTCAACTTTCTCTTGCAGGCGCAGTGGACCAGGGAAAATATCTTATGTCCCTCCCTGATTGTAGATTTGTAGGACCCAAGCCAGAAAATCTAAGACAGAGTAGGAGATGGATTGTGTAACTTTCTTCACTCATCCTTCTTCTAAACACATTTTCTTACATCCTAAATGAACAAAGATGCAGCATATATACCTTATCAATGGGTTATCttctattatatatttatttattacaCCCCTAATACACTATAATCTTGTaatattttatgtatttttctaCTCGGTTGCAGTAAATCAATATTTGGCGTAATTTGTATACCAAATATTGGTTTAAACCAACTAAATGaaaatgggataatttcagaaaccttcctCAAAGTTTTTGACAGTTTCACTTGGCACTCTCAAATTTCATAAACTTTCAGTTGCCTCCCTTACTTTAACCTTTTTATATCATTTACAAcctattttaaaatataatattaaaaaatttattttgagaGAGTAAATATAATCTCATTCCAAATTTGCCTTTTTGTTGTTTTATTACCAAAACACGAGTATAttaataacaaatgaaaaaaaaagtataatgATTTATTTTGATGCAACAAAATATAGTGTTTTTTTTAAATGCCAAGAGTATATATTTGAAAGTTTATCGAAGTTTTTGCAAGTTACAAAGATAATATTTTCTTTACTATAAAGTGTTTTGAATTAATTTATAAATCATTTTCAcatatttgaattttttattttttttatctaaatCGATGGCTTGACAAATAAAAAGATACAGCATgctaaaatttatatataaataaactTGTCTGTATTATTTTTAAGTTAGCCCAAAAAGGTATTCTCATGGTTACAAATTATTGCAAGTTATGTTTAAAAGCACTATAAATCAATCAATCATAATTTTAAGTAATTTAAACTTTTTTTGTCCGAACCAATGAtacaaaaattgttaaagagtTTTTTTTAATCTTGTTATCAACTCttaaattttcattaaagaaCTACATTGATCAATTTACGAAAGTTAAGCAATAAATTTGGTGTATTATGACAATTAAGAAATCACAAGAAAAGGgtaaatttgaaatgaaaaatacaCTAATTTGACAGTGTAATCAGTGCACACAGTGTAGCACACAGTGTTTGCGATTTGACAGTTTCTCTTGGCGTTTGCTAAATTGCATTTCTCCAATTGGCAGATTTCATTAGCTTTCAATTAGAAGAAGGAAATAGATAGATTGTAACAAcagagaaaaggaaatgaacagATCGGACCATAACAAGAGATGTGGGGCTATTTCCAACTCCAATCATGAATCCCAATATAACTTGTcatttttgcaaaaattatttaaatttgattccTTAATTTTGTTTTCGTCAAATTAAGTTTACTGCTtaattttcttttggaattAAAGGAACGAATGAATTGAGAGGTGTTTCTACTTGTCTGGTCAAGTACACTACACATTGGCTTATGATTATGGCTTAGGTAAAATACACTTTATCTCCTTTAGTTTAGCACTTTCTCATATAACTCCCTTGTGATttgaaaaactatatataattCCCTTATAATTTGGACTAAAGTATCAAAATTACGGAATTTACACTCCGTAACAGAGTCAACTAAAATGTCAATGGTATCCCTttgtaaaattgaaaattattaaTGATCACAGGGAGATtgtgtatatattttgaaaactataaCAGAGCACTAAATTATAAGAGAGTTATGTCGTAAAACATAAAACTATAAAGGATTAAAGTATCGTACATATTAAATTTATATAATTTGAtcatttcatccattttaatttttaatcaaGGATATTCTTGACATTTCCTTGGTTCCGTTACATAGACCATTTTCGTCAAATTATGCCATTTTAGATAGCTTAATGATAACCAATTGCCTTTAGGGTATGTTTGGTACCCCATAGAATTGGggtttagaattggaattggaacCCCAATTCTAATTCTTGTGTTTGGATGCTGCCTTTTCCATAGAATTAGCattgaattccaattccaaGAGGTTCCTATTCCATGAATTGAATTCTTTACCAGATCAAAAGAATTCTAATTCCAATTCCACAATTAAACGGGTCCAAACGCGGATCTAATATGgatcaaaaattaaaatcggGTCAAGGGTATCGGCACCCCTCTCTTTCTATCTAACTCACCATTTTTCCTCAGCCGCAGGTGCTCTGCTCTCCACCATCGCTTCCACCTGCAACCCTTTCCCACCACCGTCTCCCCCCTGCCTTCCGTTTCTCTGGCCACTCATTTGGTCTAGATCCAAATGAATCTGACAACGATGGGAGAACTGCCCtggtgtgtatatatatactaCTCTCATTTGACTCCTTAAAAATTATTTCTAGAATGCAATTCTGTCTTTTTGTTCATTCTACATCCTTTTTTTGTACTCAGCATATAGCTGCATCAAAAGGAAACGAGAATTGTGTGCTACTGCTTCTGGATTTTGGAGCGGACCCCAACAGCAGAGGTATCTCCAACTTTCATACTGCTTTAAGTTATGACGTCCAAATACTGCTATGGGAACCCAACTTTGTGATGATATAGAAGCAGGaaaacaatttaaacaattcaCCTCATTTACTGCGATTGTCCATTTCATTTTGGTCTGCCTGTTGATctgtatttttttcattttgtattttgttatTGCTGTTTTTGGGGGTTGTTGTACTCAAATCTTTTATAACTCCCTTCTCATATGGTTTGAGTTTTGGCTTCAAGCTTTATCAAATGTTTTTGCAAGAAATTAAGAAggaatttgatcttttgataaATTCACTGCACTAACCCCCACCAAGTTAAGTGTCTTCATTCATATATAGTTCCAGAGGTCGAAGAACAAGCCTCTCTAATCTAATGCATGAAATGAACCTGCCTAGCTAGGATTATTCCGTCATTTGCTCCCGCTTGTTACCCGGACCATTgtctttctaattttttttttttaccataccAATTTCATAACGAAATCACTTCTTTGTATCCCCCCCTCCCTCCATTTTAACtacaagaacaaaaaaaaagagaggatttctaTGCAGTGGATCAGTACATGTATATAGGCTTTTAGTTTCCTGCTTGTCTTCTAACCTTTCAGTAATTCACACCCCCATTCAATCTTATCCTGATCAGCCTCAATTTTAACTAcattcctcatttttgtttgtttgggttAATCTTGTTTGTGTATATACTATTTTACTTCTTTTCAACTTGATTTCGATTTTTACGCTAGTATATCCATTCTcgctagtatatatatattgtcaTTGTATATAAGATTAGTTCCTTTTATTTCGGATACTTCATTCATTTCTTGATAATGCTTATCTAGCTAGCTGGATTTCAGATTCACAGGAATATGCAAATAGGAACAAATTGCATCCTGGTGCATGGAATCTGTACATATTATTATTTGCTTTAATCAATCAACACTTGATTTCTTTCTGGGCAATAAATTAAGGACCATGCATGCATGAACAtggtcaataataataatatgttaTGCCCCAATATTAATTCCTCATTCAACTAACAAAATTCATTAATAACTTCATATCCACAAAATTAACATGTACACTTAAAAAGAATATATATTAAACTGAGCCCTGAGTTCATGATAGAAAGCATCCATAACTTAATTGTCTTATCTACCAGTCCAAGTCAAGACATCGATCATGCAACACAATTAGCCTTAGAAAATTAATGCAATGCAATACATCAAAGCGCTAGCTAGCTAAGTGAAGTGCTTATAATTAAGGGTAAAAGAAAATTGAGAGCACACATTAATATAACAAATTAGTTATTTAATTgtaaacaccaaaaaaaatggTGGAAGACGAGTTATCTAAAATTGAATTGGATAGATTTCAATTGTTGAAGGGTATTGACTTACTTATGAATGACAGGACAAAGTATGACACTTTTTCTGGTCTCGGAGATGACTTAAAAAAGGATTGGCTATTGATGCACATtggtaattgattttttttttgggtaatctccagttgaagttgtttttgtAGAAGAAGTTGAGCTGATTGCTGGAAGCCCAAGTAGAGCAAGTAGAAGTTGTTACTACTCCATCGTGTATCCATGACTTTTTAAATTCTGATGAGTTCTTTGTTTTTTATGTAATGGATCAAAACAAGATTATAGAAAGATTCTAGAGCGTATTTCAGCTATTTTCTCTGTTTTTGAGATGATAAGAATGGAACATTGGATCTTTTGTCTGATGAACTAGCATTTTAGATATTGAGATTAACATAGCTGCCTGTGTTGATGCCCTGACTTGTCCTTGAGTTACATGAACCTTTGCATTCTTTTTCAAAGTTAAGGAGATTTTGTATAAGTGCTCTTCCTGTATTCTGTTGGTTTTTATCTTCCACAAGTCTGCACACTCACTAAAGAATGGATGACAGATATTATTCTATTTAGCAAGTACTTGACTGTGTGTGAATTGGTCATCTGACAAAAGTAGGGCTTTAGCATTTTCTGGTTCTTTTCTTGTTTCGGATAGCTTGTTTAtatatctttctttctttcagcAGTAGGAGATACATACAGCTCCTATTTTCTGTCTTCTTGTGTTCTCGATTTCttgcaatattttttttttgggtatcaCTTCAGTTAATCTCGATGATAGAATAAGAGAATAGGAACCCAATGATTATTGTTGGACTTTCTGCGGTTGAAAGTGCCATTGCATTGATTAAGGACAAAGCTAAAGTTGTAGAGGCTTGATAAAGCTCCATCAAGTTAATATGTATTATTGAGTAGTGGATAAACTTTGACTAATGGGACCAACTCATTGACGTCTTGATCAACGAGCAGGGCCTAATTTTCAGCCTTTTTCTTCTGCTTGGTATATATAATCCAATCCCTACTTTTAATCTCTGTTTACCATAGTGCAGTAGAGCTTATTAAAGCATATGATTAAAAATTCAAGTACGGACATCCTTTTCTTATGCATTATTTTGCATGGAACTTGGCATGATTTGGGATATTTGCAGTGATAGGTATAGCTGTAATTTTTGTTTGAGAGTTTTCCAATATCTAATTTGGTCTTTTGAATTAATAGCTAGTTTGGCATGATTTGGTCTTTTGACTTACCTTTTCTTATTGTTGTCATGATTTTGAATTGCAGAATTTGGATATTGACATGGATAAAGAAGGAGACgagcaaaaagcaaaaaagagaaaagcggTAGTTGCAAATTATATGGTAACAATAGCTACATTAGTAGTTTGGTGGCATGAGAAACATATAGTAAAGGAGCCTTACTTGGACTTTAAAGTAGCACGTGAAATATATCTAAGGCGTCTTTACTATGGAAACAATAGAGTTTGTGTAGAGCAACTTAGACTCAATAAACATTGTTTTACTGTTTTATGTACAAATTTAAGAGAGCATTGTGGGTTGACGGATACTAGAAATATTACTGTTGAAGAGGCAGTTGCAATGTTTCTCTATGTTCTTGCTCATAATTTTAAGAATCGCACTGTCAATTTTAATTTCATAAGATCAGGTGAGACAGTTAGTCGATACTTTAATATAGTTCTACGTGCTATCATAAAATTGGGGAGACACTATCTTATCCAGCCTGAATCGGAAATGGAAGGTTACGAGCATGAAAAGTGGGAATGGTTTCAGGTAATcaatattttttgatatttattaaTGAAGATAATATTTACAAGATTCATCAACTTATGATATTTTGTTTATAATACAGGATTGTCTTGGAGCGTTAGACGGTACTTATGTTAAAGTACATGTTCTTCTTAGAGATCAAGGAAGATATAGGAATAGGAAGAATGAGATAGCAACAAATGTTTTAGGTGTATGCTCCCGTGACATGAGATTTACATATGTATTGCCTGGATGGGAAGGTTCTGCAGCAGATGGTAGAGTTCTACGGGATGCGTTAGTTAGATCAGATCCATTAATTGTTCCCAAGGGTATGTGACAATTAGATAtcaagtgtttttttttcttttaactatAAATGAGTAATAATTTGTTGTCTAACATTACAGGCAAGTACTTTCTTGTTGATGCGGGTTATGCAAATAGCTCCGGTTTCTTAGCTCCATATAGGGGAGTTAGATATCATCTTAGCGAGTGGTCTGCTAATGGGAGCAAGCCTCAAAATTTTAAAGAGTTATTCAACCTTCGACATTCAATTGCTCGAAATGTGATTGAAAGGACATTTGGTTTGTTCAAGAAGCGGTGGGCCATTTTGAGAGATGCATCTTTTTTTGATGTTAAGACTCATGTCATGATAATTAATGCATGTGCCATCCTTCATAACCTTATTCGAGTAGAACAACCAAATGACCCTTACTTGGATGAAGTTGATGCTGAGATGCGAAGAGTACAACATGAggttgatgatgaagatgaaatggAAGATGAAGATGAGGAAAATGGAATGGAAGATGATGGTCCAAATAATGATGGTGGTGTAAATGCTGTTAACGAGAATCGAATTCGAACAGTACAACCAACTAGCGAGTGGACACAATTTAGGAATGCTTTAGCACGAGCAATGTTTATTGACTATCAAATTAGACAAGGCCATCATGGAAGTTGAAATTTGATAGGAATTTATTCGAACTTAATTTCATATTAGAATGGCcatttattgaaaaatagtAGCAATGTATAATTgtgcttttctttctcttttttttttttggctaaaaaCACTGGACTTGTTTGGACAGTACTTTTGCTTTGCGGAGTTTACTACAGCAAGTtaatttttgaaattcttgTTTGGACACGTCGGACTACAAGTTTTGGTTAGCCGCGATGGTTGACCCCACAAAAGCCATAAAAGGAAGAGAAATTCTACTTGTTCACGTGAAGTGCCAGATAAACGAATTTAATGTCCCATCTAGGGCCAGACACCCATGCTTTGTCTGGCCCGTGATCCGTCCGTTGGTCTTTGTAACAAAACGACCTGCAAAACCTTCGTTTAACTCTTTTCTCCCTCAAAACAACTCTATGCAGCTCTGTCCTCCTGCAGAATCATTTCACCCCAAAATCTTAAATTGCCTAACTTGCTTGTGCGACCAAGTACCGAAGAGGAAGATTTGCAGAAATCGGTTGGCTGTGAAAGTGGGTTGATTAAGCGCTTGGTTTGTTCTAAAGGGTCTGAACGAAGAAGGAGATCGTCTGGGTTTTGGCAAGCCATAGGAGCAGACGGCGTTGTCAATACCGAACACAGAAATCCAGAAATCTTTTGCGGAAAATCGGAAGGCCAGACTTCTCTATCCAAGTTAAAATCAGATTTGGCAGGtataattttgatattatcaTTTCCTGTCTGAGATTGGTAATATGGTTTAACTACTCAATTTCATGATTTGGCCGGGATTCTTAAGTGTGTATTTTGTAGGTCACATATACCCAAAGCCCCTCCCTCGTTTGCCCAATATATATTCACCCGCCCTTCAAAATCCTTTTTGGTTTACGCATATATATCTACATTCCCTAATATTCACAGATTACGTGTAATTTGGAAGCCAATCCCAATTCAGTTTTCTTCTTAATCAGTCGGCCCTTTTTTCTAATGTTTTGATCAGGCCATTCACTAGATTTTCAAAATGCTGAAAATGTTGGTGCTATTGCTGGTATCCGTACTAATAGTTTACAAAATTATGCTCTTCTGATTTCATATATGTTGTCAAATAGGTTTCCTTTATATAATTGAGATGAATATATTGGATCTACTAATCATgttaaaatttcatattttaaaattaaatccCCGATCACTTAGAAGTACCAATGACGCAGAGGAGGTTCTGCCATGCTCGTTACTTTTTGGTTGAAGCTGCTGGTACAACCTTTTCAATGAATAAAAGGAGCTCCTCTTTTCAATTAATGTCTGCATTAAGAATATACTACTCTTGCCCTGGCTTAGAATATTATTGATTAGCACTCCTAAAACATGCTAAGGGATCAATAACTTACATCATTAAATATAATTCTAAGGGATCAATTCTGTATACAGAAAAGTATCCAACCAATTCTAGTCATAGATTACCATCCGGCAATTAATTAGCTAATTGAGCAAATAAGGGGACTAtgatcagaaaaataaaaaacatgGACGAGAAACCCTAAATCCATGTAGTTATCTGGCAATTTGTAGCATAATTTGTTTCTTAAAAGATCCAAAGGCTTATAAATAGAATGATCTTGTATAAATTTTATAGAAAACTCGACTATATCCTTTTAACGTTTTGAAGACTTTGCCTTCTATTGCCGGCCATATTCATCAGCTTACAAAGCGACAAAATGGTTTCCCAACTGATCCAAAATATCGAATGGATGCATAGGGAAATATTTTATAACCCAGTAGTAGTTCCCCATCCTTTCTTTATAATAATTGCTCATTCTCGGATATTACCTCCACATGTACCAGTGAGCATATCTGCCTGCTGCAATAAATATTCCTCAGGTGGTTTATGATCTAGTCCGAGGTCCGTGCGTGCCATGACCTTTTGGCCGAAGTAGAGCACCAGTAAATGCCCAGCAAGCGGAGGAGATCACTGTCCGGCCCTACTACTCCACCCCGTCTTTCTGAACCTTCATCCGTCCACTCCGCCACAGACTCGAACGACTACATCCAGTCCCTCGTCAACTATTTCAGAGTAAGTTTGGACTCTATCCAAGTTAACTGGCCTCTgttctcaaatcagtccattCATCAAtcccaaataaaaaattttgagtaGTAAAAGCTAATTACCTGCGCTCTTATATTCTTAGGCAGACCAGATTGTATCTCGAACCATTCCCGAGTCCATGGATAAGTATTTGCTATTTGGTGTATACGACCATGATCTCTATTATTTTTACCGTATAATATAGTTTGTATGAGTACTTGTACACGAGCTCTTTTAAGCCTTAATATTCTTATCACTTTGT
It contains:
- the LOC113764585 gene encoding protein ALP1-like, with the translated sequence MDKEGDEQKAKKRKAVVANYMVTIATLVVWWHEKHIVKEPYLDFKVAREIYLRRLYYGNNRVCVEQLRLNKHCFTVLCTNLREHCGLTDTRNITVEEAVAMFLYVLAHNFKNRTVNFNFIRSGETVSRYFNIVLRAIIKLGRHYLIQPESEMEGYEHEKWEWFQDCLGALDGTYVKVHVLLRDQGRYRNRKNEIATNVLGVCSRDMRFTYVLPGWEGSAADGRVLRDALVRSDPLIVPKGKYFLVDAGYANSSGFLAPYRGVRYHLSEWSANGSKPQNFKELFNLRHSIARNVIERTFGLFKKRWAILRDASFFDVKTHVMIINACAILHNLIRVEQPNDPYLDEVDAEMRRVQHEVDDEDEMEDEDEENGMEDDGPNNDGGVNAVNENRIRTVQPTSEWTQFRNALARAMFIDYQIRQGHHGS